In one Gracilinanus agilis isolate LMUSP501 chromosome 6, AgileGrace, whole genome shotgun sequence genomic region, the following are encoded:
- the LOC123251708 gene encoding solute carrier family 25 member 33-like, giving the protein MASGSVSSQKQHSTLLHLFAGGVAGTFGAICTCPLEVLKTRLQSSRLAIPDPPAWWWFRARKITSTSRLPEVLKVLKSILEKEGTKTLFRGLGPNLIGVAPSRAVYFACYSKAKDLLNDIFVPNTYTVHFISAGSAGFITNTLMNPVWMIKSRMQLGLQVKGSKGINTVQCARYIYQENGISGFYRGLTASYFGIFETMICFAIYERVKKWLTEPPLALSANGTNRSSPTRNFFSYMAAAAIARVLASFVGYPHEVLRTRLREEGTKYRTFSQTVHLIAQEEGFLGFYRGLCAQLIWQVPNTGIVLSTYELIVFLMKDFKD; this is encoded by the coding sequence ATGGCGTCGGGGTCTGTCTCCTCGCAGAAGCAGCACAGCACCCTGCTGCACCTCTTTGCCGGGGGCGTTGCGGGCACGTTTGGCGCTATTTGTACGTGTCCTTTAGAGGTGCTTAAGACCAGACTTCAGTCCTCCCGCTTAGCTATCCCAGATCCCCCAGCTTGGTGGTGGTTCAGAGCGAGAAAGATCACGTCAACATCCAGATTACCTGAAGTCCTCAAGGTTCTGAAGTCAATTCTGGAGAAGGAGGGCACAAAGACACTTTTTCGAGGCTTAGGCCCTAACTTGATCGGAGTAGCCCCTTCAAGGGCTGTATACTTTGCCTGCTACTCCAAGGCCAAAGACCTCCTGAATGACATTTTCGTGCCCAACACCTATACTGTTCACTTTATCTCCGCTGGCTCCGCAGGTTTTATCACAAATACCTTAATGAATCCCGTATGGATGATCAAAAGCCGCATGCAGTTAGGACTGCAAGTAAAGGGTTCCAAAGGGATAAACACTGTCCAGTGTGCTCGTTACATTTACCAGGAAAACGGCATTTCTGGATTCTATAGAGGATTAACTGCCTCATATTTTGGCATTTTTGAGACCATGATCTGCTTTGCTATTTATGAAAGAGTAAAGAAATGGCTAACCGAGCCCCCATTAGCTCTTTCTGCAAATGGGACTAACAGAAGTAGTCCCACCCGCAACTTTTTTAGCTATAtggctgctgctgctattgccaGGGTCCTCGCCTCCTTCGTTGGTTATCCACATGAAGTTTTAAGAACCCGGCTTCGAGAAGAGGGCACCAAGTATAGGACTTTCTCTCAAACAGTCCACCTGATAGCACAAGAAGAAGGTTTTCTAGGCTTCTACAGAGGACTCTGTGCTCAGCTCATCTGGCAGGTGCCAAATACTGGGATTGTGTtgtccacctatgagctaattgTGTTCTTAATGAAGGACTTTAAGGACTGA